In the genome of Lactuca sativa cultivar Salinas chromosome 3, Lsat_Salinas_v11, whole genome shotgun sequence, the window agaactcgtagagtcaacgcctaactcgacgagtagagacgggttgcaGGACAATtgattggatagggactcggcgagttggagagccaactcggcgagtcgggtcaattgAAAGTTGACTCCggctttgacttttgacttgatcaagggtaaattggtcaatttacccgagggtcagttagcggtgtttgattgagtgttttgtgggaattatagtcagaggatttccggagcagcagcagcagtagacagtcaattcccacacagaccatcaactatttcgaggtgagtttccttccagtaggaacgggtctaaggcaccaaggccaacccgtATAGACAAGATGTTAGTACTAGaatgtgggccgagcccgtatctcttggtttagttgattatgatatatgtgctagtatgatagagttgtctacacttgttgtctgtgtgatacttgtatattatgggttagcggttgagtgtgggcaagacccgtatctctccgagagtggatTGTGgtctaggcccgtatctcctagatagtagagtgtgggcgaggcctgtatctcccggctagcgaagtgtgggcagggcccgtatcttcatgagtgtgggcgaggcccgtgactCCTAGCTGAATGTTGTATGATATATGCtagcatggtatgaggtattatgggggagctcactaagcttcgtgcttacggttttctgttttggtttcaggtacctcctcagctaagGGAAAAGatttggcgcggtagcggcatatcacacacgcTTTTGTTTTCCACACTATGgatttctgggatgtactctgaATTATTACTATGATGCTACCGGTTTTCAGACATGGATTATTGTTatgaatgttttgtaatgatgtttttatgttttaacctaaattaaaaatgaaattttttaaccggtatttttggggtgttacagattGGATTTCTAAGATGGAGCAAGCCTTCATAACATGTGGTTGCAAGGGCAAGTTGCATACCACCTACGTTGTGCGGAAATTTGGGGGGAGGGGGTGGGTTGTTTATTGGTCGAATAATTCAGGGAAGACCAAAAGCGCTATCGAGGGACTGCAACTAACATGCTCAGAGTTATTGTTACACTTCTACCGAAAGTTCTGCTTGGCTCAAAACATGCTatagttggagaacaagtttctaaaCTAAAGAAGGGCAACATGTCCCTTGATGAGTATACAaatgccttcacagacaagatggagttctCCTAGCACATTGTACCTAATGAGCTAATGAAAATTGATAGGTATGCGAAAGGACTACCATGGGAGTACTATGTGCCAGTATGCTAGGCACTTACTCTTGAGGTAGTTATTTGGGTTGCCAAATTAGTTGAAGACATGATGAAGGGAAGAACCGTCAGCAAAGCGGAATTTGGCGAGAAGACGAAGGGTGAAGGATTACCAAAATCCTATAAGTAGAGTAGATCCATCAATAGGAATTTTGGGGGTAACAATGAAGCAAAATGGTATGACAATTTCAGAAATAAACACTTTGTGAGATGCACTAAAGAAATGACTTGCTTCAAGTGCGAAAAGATTAGTCACAATGCTAATGAATCCACGGCCAAGAAGGAAGTCTTATTTGAGTGTGGTGAAGAAGGAAatttcaagcaagactgcccaaagaggAAGGGAGCTGCAAATCCAAATGTGCAGCCAAAATCAAAATCCCAAGCATTCTAAATGATCCTGGAGACAGTAGAAGATGAAACAAATTTCACTTCAGGAAACTAAGAGAAGGAAGCTGCTTATCCAGTGTTCAAGATATGAAGTGTTCATACCATATAGATAGTATTATGCAACCTGATATAAAAGACATAGAGTATGGTGATCTTTGAATAATATTGTAGTCATTCttaaaagttatacatatattgtTGAATGTGATAGATTGTTTTGCGATTTTTTGAGTAGTAACTTATAGAGTACGAGGAAACTCTTAGGATGTGTATGAGTAGGTGTTTAATAgttagtagaggcctatactacctgaAGCATAGGGATCACACTTGGATTAGGAAAAGTCACAAGGCTACTAAGGCACTAGTAGTTGATTTTGTTTTGTCTATAACCGTTGTTACCATTGTTTCAATGATGAATAAGAAAATAAATGTTATTCCAACCTCATAATGAATCGAATCcgattaaaataaaattttgaagtaAGTTACTCGGTTTAGAAAACTATGTTCGATTTAGTACCGGAGTTTAGTCAAAAGATTGACGGAAAAGATAATTAGACCGATCGACCGATGTATTGCAACTGTCTCTAGTAGATAGAAATGCAACCTTCTATGATGAGGTTGTACCATATTTGGATATGAATGAAGGTGTCTTTCGTGCTAGAATTTGACTCAAAGAGACATGACTCTAGCCATTGTGTGGTGCAACGTAAGCTCATTAGATTGTGACCATTTAGTTTGTTACTTTAGCTAGAGTAAAGATCTTATCATGGGTTGAGTATGTTTGAGAAGTAATGGGAATCACCGATAAGTACCAAGTTCGTTACACAAAAGTTAAGACTGAAGACCCAACAGAGGATGAAAAGTGGGTGCAAGTTTGAGTACCAACAGCAGCTAAGAAGTCCAAGAGATTGATGCTCGTTAGGAAAGGCTTTAGAGTTAAGATTGTTGTAGAAGTGAATTAGAATGAGTTAAGTCTGTAAAATGCGCCGTCCAACCCTGTTTTGCTGATGAttatgggacgtaatcatcctaaaggggtgATAATTGTAATGCCAAGAAATTTGGGCTAgacatttaacatataatgagtaatacttatcaaaataaaaaatatgcgATTAGGATATTCATTCATCGTACGCGCTACAaaccataaaataacattttaattagaagattatttaggataaataatcttaactacaCATGTAAAAGTCGTAATGACAatctcgtggatataaagagcaattaaatctgacttcatatgaagacaTTATGTTTATTTGAAGCTTCacataaatcaaaatttaaattgatTGAGTGTTAGCCAAAGCAATGTAAACGAGAGTTGACGATGTCGTAAATATGAACGCTTTGATGTAAAGACAATCCAGAATAGAGTttgtataaaagagttataatttTGGTAAGGACTTTAACAACATATGCttataaaaaatataactttaaaaataaattgaaaattagTTGACGAAGTCTACataaaagttgtagtagtcgCCAATAGCTACACAAGGGTACAAAGAACATCAAAAAAGAAGCTCGTatgaaaaaatatgattttttgaaaaattaaaaattcgtACGTACGGGGCACAGAACAAACTGCTTCTAGAAGGCTTGACATAACCTTTTCAACACATGTCACTAATATGGAGGAGCATCATACAATGATGGTGCAGTGCGCAAATTATATGTGTGCGATACGCCTAGCAAAAATCCTATATATTCAGCCCAAATTCAGCTCATTTGCTTAAACCTCCAAGCTCCTTTCGATCTGAACAATTTCCGCTCTTAAAATCCAACTTTTCCCTTGATTTTAGAAGCATTTAGCATATATCTAATCCATCAAAGAGTCCAAAAAATAAAAGCTTTCTGGTCGGAGTTCTGGGGTTGAATTTTCCAGACTTTTGTCAGAaatctctgtaagttaagctacacttactATGCATTaggtgtaacttatatttatattcatagtcgttattatgaatttACATATAAAAATTATCAGTGATCCCAAGTTATAATATTGATTGATTTACTTACTGGAATAATGACAAGGATAGATttaatgaggtgtttaaagtgggatttccaaaaagtgtactttgtataccaaacaaaTCCTACCTCCGATCTGATTTTTCCAGGTTATTCCTTAGCAGCTATAGATATGTATTCATtgggattattgaggaatctagactaccATTATTATAGTCAAAAGAAATATAtgactaagacttagtgacatTCGTAGCTAGGTCATATCAAAGGAAAAGCTAAAGTGCTAGGTGAATTGCTCCCCAAATCACAAGTCATGCACTTTAAAAAGTtcgtgcatagttactttcaacttaaaCATAGATAGAAGTATCTAAAATTCTTAAATGTTATGTGTCCTTTTTAGTTGTGTTTAATATATTTATGCAACATGATATGGTTATAACTttattaaactatatatatatatatatatatatatatatatatatatatatatatatatatatatatatcatactaaAAATATTATTAGGGTTGTGAAGTGATGTGCAAAATAATAATTAGAGGTTGTGACCATAGTACTATTGTACTGTTGTGCCCAAAAATATagaggagtatagatgatgaccacttACTATTCTAGGAtgtcatgtggaacactagcaggatcATTACCTATAAGTGTTAATTAGATATACATTCATTCGATATAATTTATCCCGTACATGGTTACCTTATTGAAACTTATTGTTACCGTAATCTCTGAAGGAGTATTTTCTACTCATTGTTGACAAAGATCCTTTAGGAAAGGTCCCTCGAGATCATCATTTTAAGATCATGAAGTACGGATAATGGGAATAGGTAACTAGGTTATTCGATTTCTGTgaaatatatattaaatgtttataatattgtgggtcgaaaatcctttgtgctcaccaggttcccaagcctgacccactgagtttctttgtatcataggtaaCGGTATGAAGGTTCATGGATATAGATGTTTGTATATGCTGAGAGATTTATTGAGTTTTATGCCATTAAATAAATTGATGTAGGGTCTGTGAAGActagtttatgcttatgttttcgTATCCGTTATGACATAATAAGCTTTTAAATATTAATGAAAAATGTTTCTTTCTAAATGATTTGGATATTCATTATTATTTCACATTAACAACGTTTTGGGAAAAATTTCACACTGTAAAAGAATACTTTGTTTTAGATAAGCATAATGAAATAGTTTTTAAATGGTCATAAAATTTGGGAATGTCATAGTCTCTGTTGCACTCGCTGCAAGTCGGCTTCACCCGTGGCTTTCGATCAATTAACGAGGTATGCAAGGTGAAAGGGATATGTTGTCCTTACTCATTGTGGTTATCTTTTGCTCCGACAAATCCATTTCCTCACAGGTGTTCCAAACATTTTCCTGAATATTGGAAAATTTTATTTACATCACTACATAATGGAAGGAGCATCTTATATGGTTTAGGTGACTATCCTAAAACTCTTAGCACACACACCCTTCGTCCTTTAAGGGTCTAAAGCACCTAATTGGTCTAATCTAACTGTGAGTCTAAATATTGGCCTATGTGTCCTATTTGTTCACACCATgtgtctgataccaacttgtaacgtcatAATTTTCACCctgaattttctttttattataaaCACTTTTAAACATACTAAGTTAGCGGGTGTCCtattttatgtttatataaaAACATCATCAATTTTACTGAAACATTTAGAAAAACAACCCATATTAATGTATTAGCTTTAAATTCCATAGGAGAATGAAAACTCAAAACATATCCATGGAGGTAGCATCACTAAAACATCAACTAGAGTGTAACTACCTGAATTTTCGAGTCCTCACCAAGCCATCAATCAAGAAATCTATACCAATGCAATCAAAAAACAACAAGAAAATAACAAGTGTCAGAAAGTGCAAAGTGAGTCAACCATAAGTACAATGCTAAGAAACATGCATATCCCAAAATAGGTTAATAATAATTAGATATCATGAATTCAATTATACACATTGCACATCCAAACAAATAACACATTTTCATCACATGAGCTTTCATTTTGTCCAACCACTATTATTCACCTTTTAATATTTAGCAAGTATCAATTATTACTATTCTCTACTCTGGGTCCATCACTAACCCGAAAGGTAGACGCCCACCCATAGGTGTGTCACTAACTCATAATCAAGGCTTGTTCAATACGAATTGACCAGCACAACCCATCCCTACTAGGTCGATCACCAAGCCAAAAGGCAAGTACCTCAGTTACTACTAACATGACCGACTCGACCTAATGCAGTAAGTGAGGTGCAACTCTCACGCGTAACATTGCCTTCTGACGTGCTATGTTCGCTTCTTTGATGTTGCAAGTACAAGTACATGTGTTGTTGTTCAATAGGGTACTTATTTGCTATCCCCTATCAGTAGGACTTTCCACCTGAACGTCATACTTGATCTAGTGCCTTCACTAAGAAAATAACACTCAAGTCCTGACAACTATAGACCATGTCTCGAATGGTGGTCTAGAAAAACCACTCGTATTGGCTTAAGATCTTAACCTTTATGTATATTCCAACATATAATCCCTGACAAAAATCTGGATAGGGTACACACACCTAAGTCTAGGTTGCTACACCATTATCCCACTAGTAAGTGTATTCCCGTTTTAATGAATATATTATTAATTCATCAGTCAAATATTACATTACAAGCCTTCCTAAGTTATCATGCTCTATTTGTGTTCTTATTAAATGGGATTTACTTCTAAACTCATCATCATGTAAACATGCATCAATCATAACAAGTCAATCCTTTTACATCATTATATAATCATGTTCATATCATCATTTCATCACTAGAACATATCATATCACTATAATGCATTTTCCTAACTATCATACACACATATATCTAGAAAATAACAACATACATACATCACACACAATAAACACACATCACTCTTTCGATTATGGACCAATCAAACCCGTCACACAAAAATATTAAATCCAAACTCTACCATGCAAACATCCTAAACTTACCATCATAGAAAGGAGTCATCATTTCCAGCAAACATATAATACAATATTTTGGTACATGCATCCAACACAACCTAGGTACCATTCCAACCATTCTAGGACGCATAATTCCATGAAAAAGTACTAGAATCACAACAAGGATTGACTCACCTCTTGTCCAAGATGGGCGGAGTTATGAACTGGGGAGAAACACCTTCCAACAAGTAATTAAACACCCCAAAAAGATTACACAAAGACTGGATTAGAAATAGAGCACAAAATGAAAATAgttttgctcaaacaaaaaatgTGTTACGGCCTAGGTACCATTCCACCCATAGGTGTGTCACTAACTCATAATCAAGGCTTGTTCAATACGAATTGACCAGCAAAACCCATCCCTACTAGGTCGATCACCAAACCAAAAGGCAAGTACCTCAGTTACTACTAACATGACCGACTCGACCCAATGCAGTAAGTAAGGTGCAACTCTCACGCGTAACATTGCCTTCTGACGTGCTATGTTCGCTTCTTTGATGTTGCAAGTACAAGTACATGTGTTGTTGTTCAATAGGGTACTTATTTGCTATCCCCTATCAATAGGACTTTCCACCTGAACGTCATACTTGATCTAGTGCCTTCACTAAGAAAATAACACTCAAGTCCTGACAACTATAGACCATGTATCGAATGGTGGACTAGAAAAACCACTCGTATTGGCTTAAGATCTTAACCTTTATGTATATTCCAACATATAATCCTTGACAAGAATCCGGACAGGGTACACACACCTAAGTCTAGGTTGCTATACCATTATCCCAGTAGTAAGTGTATTCCCGTTTTAATGAATATATTATTAATTCATAATTGAAATATTACATTACAAGCCTTCCTAAGTGATCATGCTCTATTTGTGTTCTTATTAAATGGGATTTACTTCTAAACTCATCATCATGTAAACATGCATCAATCATAACAATTCAATCCTTTTACATCATTATATAATCATGTTCATATCATCATTTCATCACTAGAACATATCATATCACTATAATGCATTTTCCTAACTATCATACACACATATATCTAGAAAATAACAACATACATACATCACACACAATAAACACACATCACTCTTTCGATTATGGACCAATCAAACCCGTCACACAAAAATATTAAATCCAAACTCTACCATGCAAACATCCTAAACTTACCATCATAGAAAGGAGTCATCATTTCCAGCAAACATATAATACAATATTTTGGTACATGCATCCAACACAACCTAGGTACCATTCCAACCATTCTAGGATGCATAATTCCATGAAAAAGTACTAGAATCACAACAAGGATTGACTCACCTCTTGTCCAAGATGGGCGGAGTTATGAACTGGGGAGAAACACTTTCCAACAAGTAATTCAACACCCCAAAAAGATTACACAAAGACTGGATTAGAAATAGAGCACAAAATGAAAATAGTTCTGCTCAAACAAAAAAATGTGTTACAGCCTATGAACTACCACATTACGGCCTTTGTAACAGGTCGTGATTCGGAACAAATCGACTCCCATCACTTCGTCGTGGTGAAGCTGCTAGTTACAATCCAGAAAGCCTATCAACCATTGttaggtcacaccttatgatctgacgAGTCAAACAAATAACATCTTGATCTACCAGGGTCAGCGTCAATGAGTCGACATCGACAACTTAACAAGTTCAATAACGTCAGCAACATAGTTGTTCAATTGTAATCTTTTTTGTATTAGGCAATTATTATAGATAAATATAGAATAGATCAGATCTCGTATCTCTAtgatacactacaagaaaaagagcctttcaCGACGCGCAAATCACGACGCTcactgatttatgttacgcaaaagagagtgacaataAAAACGTGTCGTCTGTTCAAAAAATTtgaggatttaggtcacgcattattgcgtgcccttaaattagtgtctaatgtaaaaaaaataaaaacacggagggcacattATCTAAAACGTGCGTCCTCTGTGATTGTCGCTTTATGATTTTTACTAAAACGCGCGTTCttgaaagggggaaatgaaatcccctcAAAATTCTTGAAATTTTTAATACCCCGCTTCAAGATCCCCTTCGTTCTATTCTTCCCTTTTCTCTGCAAACCCTAATCACGATACCATCTCTGTTGTATACCTCAACAATTCATATATTAGAAAATCATTGGGAtaatttctagggctttttaaaACACTCATTCGACTCTTTTCTCTCCCGCCTCCCCTGTCTATCTATTTGGTGCTCTGATATCCCCCTTCTATTTATGCCGCCGTCTCCGTCGCCATCAAAACGAGGATATGAGACAGTGCTTGATCTACGATCGTCCAGTCGCCGATGCCCAATTAATAGGAGTTGAAAACATCATAACATAAAAACTGTTCTTAACCTTGCCGGACTCAGAAAAGCCGATGTGGCACATCCACGAGTATGAGGTGAAGAGCGACGTCCTTTTCCTTCCCGAAGTCATTGGTCCGGTTGAGCGACAATATCGGGAGAAAGCGCCGAAAACTTACGGGAAGACGATTCACTTTTTTGGCAGGTGGATAGAGGCGATCAACTTCCCCTAGGTCTCCCACAGGTGGATCGAAGGTTGCAAGTTAGATTTGGGATCGAAATTCTGAGGTTTAGGGTACGATCGGAAGCATCAAGATGCAGAAAAAAAAAGCGGAGGAGGCATCAGGTTCGAAGATTGTTCTCTTCTTCTTCATGTATGTGCCCTAGATTTCTTTCTCTTACATTCAATCTCTAAAGATTCTTTTATTCCCTAAATTAGGTACGAAGATTATTCTCTTCTTCTCCATTTGTTTTTTTTGGAATGACGACCTCTCCTCTTAGGAGTAAGTCCTGAGTCCCTAATACTTGATCTGCAAGCTGTGACATGAGTTTTTAGTGAAGATAATGAGTAGCAGACTTCAAAACCCATTTGTTGGGGCAGCTTTCCAATCTTCCTTAAAGCCAAGAAACGTGAACTGTTTGGGTTATCTTGGAAACAAATTTCCCAGAAAACCTCGGTATGATATCATTCCACGTGCCAAGAAAACAATTGGATTCAGAAAACAAAACCTCAAAAGTGTGTTTTTAACAGTGTCTTGTCCTTTAAACAGGGAGCGAATCAtcagcagcagcagtaggagtaggagtaggagttgtTGGATTGTGCTGCTTCCTCTCTGCTTGAAGTGATCTGCATAGTGATTCAAGCTTTTCTTTTTGATTCTTGGTTTTCTCCAGTTGCTTCTTCATGCGTTCACGCTGCATATGCTCACACAAATAACTTTTAAATATTTTGCTTTTGCCTACTAAAATAATCTTTCAACAATTACCTCCTCCACAAGTTGTATAAGACTCATGTCTGACTTCTCGCTCTTCCCCTTTAGAAAACTATTTTCCTTTTTCAGTTCCTTTATCGATTTTCCCatctaaaacacacacacacacatacattaaGAATTAAGAAACTAGAAACCCAAACCACAATCCACATATATGATATACCTTTTCGATTTCTTGCTTAAATGTTTCAAAAACCTCATTGCTCTTCACCAATGCATcctgcaaaagaaaaaaaaaacccttaccTTGTTAAAAATGCATCCATACATGCTTTAAAACCAAAAAATAGAAAAGCTTAACCTGGAACTGCTGGAATTTTTCACCATCAGCAGTTAACTGTAACCGTAAATTCTTTTCAGTTGCCAACAACTGAGACACTTGTTCTGCATACATCTTCATTTGGGACTGTTCTTTCACCAACTTTTCTTCATGTTGCTGAAGCTTTAAATCTGCAATTTGGAGTTCTAGAGATTTCTGCTTCAACTGCATGCatcaatataaatataaatatttatatttatgaaaaaaaaaagaattccaTTCAAGTTGGTTTACATTAATTATAAGGAGTTACCTGTTGAGTATATTGTTGGACAGTAAGAGCATTATGCTCCTCCTTTTGCTTCAATTGTTTTCTATGCTGTGATATCTGGGGTGTGCTCTTGCTTCTTCACAAGACTTAACTCCTGAATTGAAGCTTACAACTGCCTCAGCAATAGCAACTGGTATATTCCATTCAAGAAATAACAACCTGAATGCTCAAATTTTGATCTAAGTATTTCTTAAAGATTCATACTATACTAAGATGATTATGGTGAGATATAAAATAGCTTTTTTTGTTCATATTAAGGTCATTAAAGAAGTTAGCACCAGTCTTTCTTTCTAGAGAATTATGGTGTTATCTTTTATTTACTTGTTCGGTTGCAACACTGCTGCCCTAATGAATTCATTGCATCTTTATCAAACTTTTGCAATAACTAGGTGAAgcttgtgtatgatctttatgtGCATTTATAGTGCCAAATCTTGATCATAGGTCAAAGTGGACAATTACATTCAAAGAATATAATTTATGTACTgcatttatattaaaaaaaattcaacatgttttgGTTTTACAACCTGAGGAGTTCCGTAAAAAGAAAGCAGCAGCTAAAAAAGCTGCATCCAGTAATTCTGTTAATGGAGACTTACATGAAGTAAAAACTTCAGTTGCTGATGCTATAAACACTTTCAATAAACCTTCTACAAATAATAATCCAAAGGAGGATAATAATCATAGCAATTTGAATCATTACAGTAATATAGGTGCATTGTTAGGGACATATGAAGATAACAGATTTAAATCCGAGTCAAAGAAGCCTTATCTCAAGTCAATTGGCTCTCTTAACCTTGGAGGTGGACCCGAGTTAGAAAAGAAACTCAAGTACACAGAGCATGTTTGCTCAGGGATAATTTTGGGAAAAGAGCTTGTAAATGCACCTCCCAATGTACTTACCCCTGGTTCGTTATCCTTCTTATTTTCAATTGTTGATAGATACATAGagttaaaatatagtttttcatttttcttttttaataattGTAACAGGGGTATTAGCAGAAGAAGCTGAAAAGATTGCTTCAACAATCGATTGTGATAAGTTATCTGATATAGGTTCCGAGTATGAAGGGTAAGATTGTCAAACTTGTTGATAGAGACATAGAGTTAAAATAATCTTTtaagtaaaagattttgaatttATGGAATGCTTCAACAAAAATGTAAATAATGATAAAATCTAAATtggatagttttttttttgttgttgttgaaggttttggattgacACAGCTGATAAGTAACCTTGCATTGGTATGGACAGTGGCAGATCTAGTGTAGAAGAAGTGGGGTGCATGGACCCCACTTAAATGCTGGTCCCAcagtatatatatattaacataatAAGTTTTTCTTTATTGAAATTGGATATGTCCCCACTAAATTGATGCTGGCACCCAAGCCGTTTGAATTTTTCAGAAAAAATTGGCTCTCTTCTCCCTCTCATCTAACCTAGTTCACTCCCGCTACTCTCTCCCTTTTCTAACCTAGCCGCCCAAGAAGTTTTCTTGCCCCATTCACCACAGCCACTGCCCTGTTCTCTATGTTTGCCGTCGCCGGAGTGAGCCTGGCCACCACCGCTGCTCATGTTCTTTCTCTAATCGCTACTAGATTAGCCGAATGGTATTTTTCTTATTTCTATTTTTCAATTAATTAAAGTTAGTTTTGTGGAGTATGTATATCTGTAATAATGAGTTCCTTTACCAGACTTTGTTTTTATTCCCCCAAAAAATTAGTGCGTGGTATATTTCTTAGTTTTGATTAGTTAAATTTGGGATTTTTAATTtgcttttgtttttgtttttttttggtaATGAAAGTTTGTTTGTTTTAGTTGTTAATCGTTGTTAATCAAGTGGGGTAGTTAATTgagatttaatatttattaatagtCTGATTATTCACTAGAACCATGGAAATATAGCTTAAATGTTTATACGTATTTACATATTCATTCTTTTGGGTCCTTGCAGTCTTCATAGCTTTGCTTACAGCTGCATACACAAATATACAATAAGAAGCAAATAATCTAAAATCTGATACTTGTAAAATACCTTGAAAGGCTAATTTATAATATAGTATACATTAATAATATATA includes:
- the LOC128132791 gene encoding uncharacterized protein LOC128132791, translated to MNKKSYFISHHNHLSIHRKQLKQKEEHNALTVQQYTQQLKQKSLELQIADLKLQQHEEKLVKEQSQMKMYAEQVSQLLATEKNLRLQLTADGEKFQQFQDALVKSNEVFETFKQEIEKMGKSIKELKKENSFLKGKSEKSDMSLIQLVEERERMKKQLEKTKNQKEKLESLCRSLQAERKQHNPTTPTPTPTAAADDSLPV